One segment of Triticum aestivum cultivar Chinese Spring chromosome 2A, IWGSC CS RefSeq v2.1, whole genome shotgun sequence DNA contains the following:
- the LOC123190013 gene encoding guard cell S-type anion channel SLAC1, whose product MSGAEPSAAGNGQHAAVDIRAAAAQHEEPRQTSMSGPLNLRSDRRPPPAQRAFSRQVSLGSGVTVMGMDRGGRNGGRPGQRALPRSGKSLGVLNHSGGLGPDGAPRRGGDFSMFRTKSTLSKQNSMLPSRIKEELDGVDLDRVEGQPAGRPADVDPLNKSVPAGRYFAALRGPELDEVRDYEDILLPKDEVWPFLLRFPIGCFGVCLGLGSQAILWGALAASPAMGFLRVTPMINVAVWLLATAVLVATSVTYALKCVFYFEAIRREFFHPVRVNFFFTPSIAAMFLAIGLPRAFAPARLHPAVWCAFVAPLFALELKIYGQWLSGGKRRLCKVANPSSHLSVVGNFVGAILAARVGWEEAGKFLWAIGVSHYIVVFVTLYQRLPTNEALPMELHPVYSMFIATPSAASLAWAAIYGSFDAVARTFFFMALFLYMSLVVRINFFRGFRFSIAWWSYTFPMTTASLATVKYAEAVPCFTSRALALSLSLMSTTMVSLLLVSTLLHAFYWRSLFPNDLAIAITKDRQSGAGRPHGKGRKAGKRVNDIKRWAKQVPLSVVSSITKSNSADKEEEEKTD is encoded by the exons ATGTCGGGAGCGGAGCCATCGGCGGCGGGCAATGGCCAGCACGCGGCGGTGGACATCCGCGCAGCGGCGGCGCAGCACGAGGAGCCGAGGCAGACGTCCATGAGCGGGCCGCTCAACCTCCGGAGCGACCGGAGGCCGCCGCCGGCGCAGAGGGCCTTCAGCCGGCAGGTGTCCCTGGGCAGCGGCGTCACGGTGATGGGCATGGACAGAGGCGGGAGGAACGGCGGCAGGCCCGGGCAGCGCGCGCTCCCGCGCAGCGGCAAGAGCCTCGGTGTGCTCAACCACAGCGGCGGCCTCGGCCCGGACGGCGCCCCGCGCAGGGGCGGCGACTTCAGCATGTTCCGGACCAAGTCCACGCTCAGCAAGCAGAACTCCATGCTGCCGTCGAGgatcaaggaggagctcgacggcgtcgacctggaccGCGTCGAGGGccagcccgccggcaggccggCCGACGTGGACCCTCTCAACAAGAGCGTCCCCGCCGGCCGCTACTTCGCCGCGCTCCGCGGCCCCGAGCTCGACGAAGTCCGC GACTACGAGGACATCCTGCTGCCCAAGGACGAGGTGTGGCCGTTCCTGCTGCGGTTCCCGATCGGCTGCTTCGGGGTCTGCCTGGGGCTCGGCAGCCAGGCCATCCTGTGGGGCGCGCTGGCGGCGAGCCCGGCGATGGGGTTCCTCCGGGTGACGCCCATGATCAACGTCGCCGTGTGGCTGCTGGCGACGGCGGTGCTGGTGGCCACGTCCGTCACCTACGCGCTCAAGTGCGTCTTCTACTTCGAGGCCATCCGGCGCGAGTTCTTCCACCCGGTGCGCGTCAACTTCTTCTTCACGCCGTCCATCGCCGCCATGTTCCTCGCCATCGGCCTCCCCCGCGCCTTCGCGCCGGCGAGGCTGCACCCGGCCGTGTGGTGCGCGTTCGTGGCGCCGCTGTTCGCGCTGGAGCTCAAGATCTACGGGCAGTGGCTGTCGGGCGGCAAGCGGAGGCTGTGCAAGGTGGCCAACCCGTCGTCGCACCTGTCCGTGGTGGGCAACTTCGTGGGCGCCATCCTGGCGGCGAGGGTCGGGTGGGAGGAGGCCGGCAAGTTCCTGTGGGCCATCGGGGTGTCCCACTACATCGTCGTCTTCGTCACGCTCTACCAGCGGCTGCCCACCAACGAGGCGCTGCCCATGGAGCTGCACCCGGTCTACTCCATGTTCATCGCCACGCCGTCCGCCGCCAGCCTCGCCTGGGCGGCCATCTACGGCAGCTTCGACGCCGTCGCGCGCACCTTCTTCTTCATGGCGCTCTTCCTCTACATGTCCCTCGTCGTGCGCATCAACTTCTTCCGTGGCTTCCG GTTCTCCATCGCGTGGTGGTCCTACACGTTCCCCATGACGACGGCGTCGCTGGCCACCGTCAAGTACGCCGAGGCCGTGCCGTGCTTCACCAGCAGAGCCCTCGCGCTGAGCCTCTCCCTCATGTCGACGACCATGGTGTCGCTGCTGCTCGTGTCGACGCTCCTGCACGCCTTCTACTGGCGCTCGCTGTTCCCCAACGACCTCGCCATCGCCATCACCAAGGACCGGCAGAGCGGCGCGGGGAGGCCGCACGGCAAGGGGAGGAAGGCCGGCAAGAGGGTGAACGACATCAAGCGGTGGGCCAAGCAGGTGCCGCTCTCAGTCGTCTCCTCCATCACCAAGAGCAACTCTGcagacaaggaagaagaggagaaaacaGACTAG
- the LOC123190014 gene encoding 4-hydroxy-tetrahydrodipicolinate synthase 2, chloroplastic-like, producing MMAAQPTATPGVRLGWKGLGALASPPRLALSRSTAAALASHRVGRGKFSAAAITTDDYLPMRSTEVKNRTSVDGIKSLRLITAVKTPYLPDGRFDLEAYDSLINTQINGGAEGVIVGGTTGEGHLMSWDEHIMLIGHTVNCFGTNIKVIGNTGSNSTREAIHASEQGFAVGMHAALHVNPYYGKTSTAGLISHFDEVLPMGPTIIYNVPARTGQDIPPAVIEALSGYPNMAGVKECVGHERVKCYTDKGIAIWSGNDDECHDSRWKYGATGVISVTSNLVPGLMCSLMFEGENTTLNEKLQPLMKWLFSEPNPIGLNTALAQLGVVRPVFRRPYAPLSLEKRTEFVRIVEAIGRENFVGQKEVQVLDDDDFVLISRY from the exons ATGATGGCGGCGCAGCCGACGGCTACCCCGGGGGTCCGCCTCGGCTGGAAGGGCCTTGGCGCTCTAGCGTCCCCGCCGCGCCTGGCGCTCTCTCGCTCCACCGCCGCGGCGCTCGCGTCACACAG GGTTGGCAGAGGAAAGTTTTCAGCTGCGGCCATCACTACTGATGATTATCTTCCAATGCGAAGTACTGAAGTGAAAAATCG GACATCAGTGGATGGAATCAAAAGTCTCAGACTAATCACAGCAGTCAAAACCCCCTATTTGCCAGATGGGAGATTTGATCTTGAAGCATATGATTCTTTGATAAACACACAAATAAACGGGGGTGCTGAAGGTGTAATAGTTGGTGGTACAACAGGAGAAGGTCATCTTATGAGCTGGGATGAACACATCATGCTCATCGGGCACACTGTTAACTGCTTTGGAACTAACATTAAAGTGATAGGCAACACGGGAAGTAACTCAACTAGAGAAGCTATTCACGCTTCAGAGCAGGGATTTGCTGTTGGCATGCATGCAGCTCTCCATGTCAATCCTTACTATGGGAAGACCTCAACTGCAGGACTGATCTCTCATTTCGACGAAGTACTCCCGATGGGTCCAACAATCATTTACAATGTGCCAGCCAGGACTGGTCAGGACATACCTCCTGCGGTCATTGAGGCTCTCTCAGGTTATCCAAACATGGCAGGAGTGAAAGAATGTGTTGGACATGAACGGGTGAAGTGCTACACTGACAAAGGTATAGCAATATGGAGTGGCAATGATGACGAATGCCATGATTCAAGGTGGAAATATGGTGCTACTGGAGTCATTTCTGTAACTAGCAACCTTGTTCCTGGTCTCATGTGCAGTCTCATGTTTGAAGGGGAGAACACAACGCTAAATGAGAAGCTACAGCCTCTGATGAAATGGTTATTTTCTGAGCCTAATCCGATTGGTCTCAACACTGCCCTGGCTCAGCTCGGTGTAGTGCGGCCAGTTTTCAGGAGGCCGTATGCCCCTCTTTCTCTTGAAAAGAGGACCGAGTTTGTCCGGATTGTTGAAGCAATCGGGCGGGAGAACTTTGTGGGACAGAAAGAGGTGCAGGTTctggatgatgatgattttgtgttGATCAGCAGGTATTAA